The following coding sequences are from one Syngnathus acus chromosome 14, fSynAcu1.2, whole genome shotgun sequence window:
- the rbmx2 gene encoding RNA-binding motif protein, X-linked 2: MNPLTKIKLINELNEREANLGINEKASWHSEYKDSAWVFIGGFPYELSEGDVICVFSQYGEIVNINLVRDKKTGKSKGFCFLCYEDQRSTILAVDNLNGIKIKGRTIRVDHVRDYRPPKDHEDIDDVTRQLREQGCAPSINHEPPSSPSPEEVVIPTKKSKKDKKEKRKEKKKKKKASRESSSSSSSSSASPPPVAAIRVKEEKEDSVYDKYNHRRAPVKEDRGNGEKRRGDDERRKGNEEKRRRGDDEERRRGDDERRRRDEERRRRDDERYRR, translated from the exons ATGAA TCCACTGACCAAAATAAAGCTGATCAATGAGCTCAATGAGCGGGAAGCTAACCTGGGGATCAATGAGAAGGCTTCTTGGCACAGCGAGTACAAGGACAGCGCCTGGGTATTTATAG GAGGTTTCCCGTACGAACTGAGCGAAGGCGACGTCATCTGCGTCTTCTCGCA ATATGGTGAGATCGTCAACATCAATCTGGTGCGAGACAAGAAGACGGGCAAATCCAAAGGCTTCTGCTTCCTGTGCTACGAGGACCAGAGGAGCACCATCTTGGCGGTGGACAACTTAAACGGCATCAAG ATCAAAGGTCGCACCATCCGTGTGGACCACGTCCGGGACTATCGCCCGCCCAAAGACCACGAAGACATTGATGACGTGACGCGGCAACTCAGGGAGCAAGGATGCGCTCCCTCCATCAACCACGAACCGCCCTCCTCCCCGTCACCTGAGGAAGTCGTCATCCCAACCAAGAAGAGCAAGAAAG ATAAGAaagagaagaggaaggagaaaaagaaaaagaagaaagctaGCCGAgaatcgtcatcatcatcatcatcatcctctgcttctcctcctcctgttgCTGCCATTCGAGTgaaagaggagaaggaggacagCGTCTATGACAAGTACAACCACAGGAGGGCGCCAGTCAAGGAGGACAGGGGGAATGGAGAGAAGAGGCGAGGAGACGACgagagaagaaaaggaaacGAGGAAAAAAGGAGACGAGGAGATGACGAAGAGAGAAGGCGAGGAGACGACGAGAGGAGACGACGAGATGAGGAGAGAAGACGGCGAGACGACGAGAGGTACAGAAGGTGA
- the LOC119134189 gene encoding neuronal acetylcholine receptor subunit alpha-10-like, with protein MTRKMAKKCGFYLVFLLLFLPACQSAHGRYAHKLLRDLLANYTNALRPVADTEHVINVTLQVTLSQIIDMDERNQILTTYLWVRQVWMDAFLAWKKDDYDGLDTIRIPSSYVWRPDIVLYNSADDEFSSSMETNVVLRHDGQVMWDQPAITKSSCSVDVAFFPFDVQQCHLTFGSWTHNGNQMDLFNALDSADLADFIANVEWEILGMPAKKNVILYGCCSDPYPDITFTLHLKRRSSFYIFNLLLPCMMISFLAPLGFYLPADSGEKVSLGVTVLLALTVFQLLVAESMPPSESVPLIGKYYIATMLMVTASTALTIFIMNIHHCGPEGRPVPAWAERFILKYLARVCFVHEAGEADENPREESDGSKCNGEARGCDRSVQKDDTFVVLEESADSGDGERSGGVAESGKEACGACRHQRGLRRNVEYIASAYQDQRIAQVRVGEWRKLAKVMDRFFMWLFFIMVFIMSVLILGKAV; from the exons ATGACGAGGAAGATGGCCAAGAAGTGCGGCTTCTACCTCGTgtttcttctcctttttctccCTG CGTGCCAGTCGGCGCACGGCCGCTACGCTCACAAACTGCTGCGCGACTTATTAGCCAACTACACCAACGCCTTGCGGCCGGTGGCAGACACGGAGCACGTCATCAACGTGACGCTGCAGGTCACGCTGTCGCAGATCATCGACATG GATGAGAGGAACCAGATCCTGACGACCTACCTGTGGGTACGGCAGGTGTGGATGGACGCCTTCCTGGCCTGGAAGAAGGACGACTACGACGGGCTGGACACCATCCGCATCCCGAGCAGCTACGTGTGGCGGCCCGATATCGTCCTGTACAACAG CGCCGATGACGAGTTCTCCAGCTCCATGGAGACCAACGTGGTTCTGAGGCACGACGGTCAGGTGATGTGGGACCAGCCGGCCATCACCAAGAGCTCATGTTCGGTAGATGTGGCCTTCTTCCCCTTCGACGTGCAGCAGTGTCATCTCACGTTCGGCTCCTGGACTCACAACGGCAACCAGATGGACTTGTTCAATGCCTTAGACAGCGCCGACCTGGCGGATTTCATCGCCAACGTGGAGTGGGAG ATCCTGGGCATGCCCGCCAAGAAAAACGTGATCCTATACGGGTGCTGCTCGGATCCGTACCCGGACATCACCTTTACCTTGCACCTGAAGCGGAGGTCCTCCTTCTACATCTTCAACCTGCTCCTTCCTTGCATGATGATCTCCTTCCTGGCCCCGCTGGGCTTCTATCTGCCGGCCGACTCCGGAGAGAAGGTCTCGCTGGGGGTCACCGTCCTGCTGGCGCTCACCGTCTTCCAGCTGCTGGTGGCCGAAAGCATGCCGCCGTCCGAGAGCGTCCCGCTCATCG GAAAGTACTACATCGCCACCATGCTGATGGTGACGGCGTCGACGGCGCTCACCATTTTCATCATGAACATCCACCACTGCGGCCCCGAAGGACGTCCCGTGCCGGCTTGGGCCGAACGCTTCATCCTCAAATACTTGGCCCGCGTGTGTTTCGTGCACGAGGCGGGGGAGGCGGACGAGAACCCGCGGGAGGAATCCGACGGCAGCAAGTGCAACGGGGAGGCGCGCGGGTGCGACAGGAGCGTGCAGAAGGATGACACCTTCGTCGTCCTGGAGGAGAGCGCAGACAGCGGCGATGGCGAGCGGTCGGGAGGCGTGGCGGAGAGCGGGAAGGAGGCGTGCGGCGCGTGCCGACATCAGCGAGGACTGCGCCGCAACGTGGAGTACATCGCCAGCGCCTACCAGGACCAACGCATCGCGCAGGTGCGCGTTGGGGAATGGAGGAAGCTAGCCAAGGTCATGGATCGATTCTTCATGTGGCTCTTCTTTATCATGGTCTTCATCATGAGCGTCCTCATCCTGGGCAAAGCCGTCTGA